A region of the Leishmania major strain Friedlin complete genome, chromosome 19 genome:
AGCAGCATGGAGAACAGCACTCCTCTTGACAGCGCTGTGGAGCCGTTTGAGAgcgatgacggcgacgacgtggTGGACAAGACGGGGCTGGATCCGAACGAGCTGCAAGGCATCAtcccgcgcgcgtgcacggaCCTGTTCGATGGTCTCCGTGCGAAGCGCGCCAAGGACTCCGACTTCACGTACCGCGTGGAGGTGTCGTACTACGAGATCTACAACGAGAAGGTGTTCGATCTCATCCGGCCGCAGCGCAACACGGACCTGAGGATCCGTAACTCGCCCAACTCCGGTCCGTTCATCGAAGGCCTGACGTGGAAGATGGTGTCCAAGGAGGAAGACGTCGGTCGCGTGATTCGAAAGGGCATGCAGGAGCGCCACACGGCTGCGACCAAGTTCAAtgaccgcagcagccgcagccacgccaTTCTCACCTTCAACATTGTGCAGCTGTCGATGGACGACTCCGACAACGCGTTCCAGATGCGCAGCAAGCTGAACCTGGTGGACCTTGCTGGGTCGGAGCGCACCGGTGCGGCCGGTGCCGAGGGCAATGAGTTCCACGACGGTGTGAAGATCAACCAGTCGCTGACGGTGCTGGGGCGCGTGATCGACCGTCTGGCGGACCTCTCGCAGAACAAGGGAGGGGGCTTCAGCATTCCGTACCGCGAATCGAACCTGACATGGGTGCTGAGCGACTCGATCGGCGGCAACAGCCAGACCTCAATGGTTGCCACCGTCTCGCCGCACTCTATCAACTACGAGGAGATGCGACAGACGATTATGTACGCCTgccgcgcgcagcaggtgctgaaTAAGGCTCGCCGCAACGTCGATCCAACGATTatggagctgcgcgagctgcgcgcgcaggtggtggacctgcggctgcgcctAAAGGAGGCGGGTGGCAGCAACTACACGAACGAGTACGTACGCGGATTAGAGAAACGAGTAAAGGAGCTTGAGTGGCAGTGCGCTGATCAGGAGCGCATTGTCAGCCAGCTACGAGCGGAGCTAGAGAGTGCCGGTATTGCGGATCCCACGCTGATCCTGAAACCCTCCGCACGCGGTGGAGCGGGTGCGGCAGGGGCGGGTGGCGGGTCTGCTAATGGCGGTGATGTTCAGGGCGGGGTGAGCGCCGCGACTTACCGCCGTACCAACGAGCAGCTGCAATCGGAGTTGACATCGGCGAACAAGGAAatcgtgctgctgcagacgaAATTGCTGGAGTCTgcgaaggcgaagagcgGCAAACTTGATGGAGACACGGAGAGCACTATCGCGAAGCTCCAGGCCAAGTGTGATCTCTACCGCAACTCCTTTCGCGAGTGGGAGGCGCATCTGAACCAGTACAACACGTATCAGTGGCGTTGGTCCACCGACTACATCTTCGGCACCTTCGAGGACAAGATGAACCTGCTGATGCGTCAGTGCCAGAATCTGATGATGGACAAGGACGCCTGCGTGATGGACGCTTTGAATCGTGGCGAGAGTGCGCAACTGCGTGAAACGGCTAAGATTCAGCGCGAACACCTTGCTGAGGTCTCTGCGCTGACGGCGCAGTACCGCGAGTCGATTGAGAAGCTCAAGAAGGAGTACGCCGAAAGAGACGAGGAGCGGCTGAAGCGGCAGAAGGAGGTGTCGAACAGCTCTGAGTTGCGCATGCAGGCCACCCGAGAGACCTTCGAGCAGGAGAAGCGCCGCTGGGTGCAGGAGCGCGATAACATGAAGCTTGGCTACGAAGAGAAGCTGGCGGCTCTGCGTGCCGAGTACCAAGGTGACCTGAAGCGGCTGCGGGAGTTGCTCGCCTCGACGACCGGTGATCGCCAGCGTCAAGGTGGCGCCCTGCAGGAGCTTCAGGAGCGGCACGAATCGGAAATGAAGAGCATCGGGCAGGACATGGAGCGGGAGCGCAAGCGCCGCGAGGCGGAGTTGGAGATGGTAAAGAAGCAGATGAGCacggagctggcgcgcaAGGAGGAGCAGATCGCCGCGCGTGATGCGCAGGCTCGTAGaacggaagaggaggcgacgaagctgcgccgcgacaaCCTGAAGCTACAGACCGATATGCGCACcaaggagcggcagctgaaCACCGAGATCAAGGACCTGCTTTTGAAGCAGGAGAACATGATTGCCGTCTTGACCACCATTGTAGGCAACTACGAGAAGAACCCTACGAGCCTCACGAAGGACATCGAGGCCCTGCGCGCCTTTGTGAGCGACAAGGACTACGCGGCCTTCCGCGCCAAGGCAAAGGAGGGTGCATTTCGTGACCCGGCCAGCCGACGGGCGTCGGCGGTGATGCGGAGCCCCAGCTCCGTCGACGAACAACGCAGCCGAGAAGTGGAGGACATTCGTAACGCCATTGAGAGCATGCGCAAGACCCGCAGCGACCAACAGGCGAacctgcagcaggtgcagcagcacgtgtacgcgcagctctcgcgcaGTCGTGGCTTCCAGTCCAGCGGCGAGGTGGACGAGAGGTCGCATGACGGCAACGCCCCCGCTCAGAACGGCAATACGGCGGCGTAGTGGGAGAGGCGTCCGACTGATGTAGGCGAGGGTGGGACGACACCTGCGACGCTGAGACACAAGAGCGGCTTTTGTGTTTCTGTATCCGTGTCCCGTGTGTACGTGCATCTGCGTTGCCTGCTTAGCCGTCTGCGgtctctttcttttcctgCCGTCCTTTGGCACTCCGCCTTCCGTGTTGCTCCGAGCTGGTCTAGTAGGCAGCGTAAGGGCagggatgaggaggagggggtggggtcgCCGACACGCCCACCTCACGGAACTGCcctcgctttttttttgttgtttcgtcttcctcttctccctcctccgtcgGGGTCATCCTAGTGAGGTGCCACTGCCTCTTGCGCCTTTGCTCTTCGTCTGTTTTGGCGTCTGGTCAAGGGTCCCGCCTTGTTCTCCGTGTCTCCGCCgacttttttttgtttgttttgtttcttctCCCTACAAAATCTTGGCCTCACACAAGCCACCTTTACACAGACGGCGGGCACGCGTCAGGTGTTTCGCTGGTGTGGTGACGCCTCTCGCTCCGCACTGTGCTCCACTGTcaacccctcccccaacccCCGTATCTCAGACGAGTCGTCGCTGTGTGTTTCGTCCCTCTCGGAGAAGGCGTCAGTGGGTGAGAGgctgagagggagaggtgaggtgtgtgcgtgtgtgcccgcTGCTTAGCATTTGTTGGTTCTTCTGGTCGGTGCGTGCGTATATGGTGTCATCACCTCCACCCCTGCTCCCAAAGTgcccctcgccccctctaTCCCGACTCCTTCTACATCTATATGTACAGGTAGTGTTGTTGCTCCTGTTCTTTCTTGTTTCTCTCCACTCGTGCCCGCAATGGTGGTGAAGCACCGCTTCTTctatgtgtacgtgtgcgtggtgcgtgtgtgtgtgtcttctttCTGACGCCTCCGCACTGTTTTCTCACTCCGGCTTCTTCGGCTCGCCCATCTCCTCACGCGTGGGTGCCTGTGTAGCCCGCACtcacgacagcagcagcgtgagaTATGCGCAGTGAACGATAGCCCCTTCGCATTTCGTGTTTgacgcctctcctcctccctctctgtttCTCCTTTCGTGTCCCTGTTCTTGACAC
Encoded here:
- a CDS encoding putative kinesin produces the protein MSEYPMPITQTQSNAMKVYIRVRPFSEREIAQKVAPHSTVRIDAQNPTQLTILDPSRGFRPLTTHPFTRCFWSVFEKGNGDLLNKVDTYLTGGMNSARRSRAQSLVTGQPVMNSVRRGTRTGLDSDATSSTGAAYDGAGSAPVMVDANVSHPPYAGQDQVYMHVGKPIVGNTLDGYNGCVFAYGQTGSGKTFTMLGYAPSTSDIRARKGSVPCGVSSMENSTPLDSAVEPFESDDGDDVVDKTGLDPNELQGIIPRACTDLFDGLRAKRAKDSDFTYRVEVSYYEIYNEKVFDLIRPQRNTDLRIRNSPNSGPFIEGLTWKMVSKEEDVGRVIRKGMQERHTAATKFNDRSSRSHAILTFNIVQLSMDDSDNAFQMRSKLNLVDLAGSERTGAAGAEGNEFHDGVKINQSLTVLGRVIDRLADLSQNKGGGFSIPYRESNLTWVLSDSIGGNSQTSMVATVSPHSINYEEMRQTIMYACRAQQVLNKARRNVDPTIMELRELRAQVVDLRLRLKEAGGSNYTNEYVRGLEKRVKELEWQCADQERIVSQLRAELESAGIADPTLILKPSARGGAGAAGAGGGSANGGDVQGGVSAATYRRTNEQLQSELTSANKEIVLLQTKLLESAKAKSGKLDGDTESTIAKLQAKCDLYRNSFREWEAHLNQYNTYQWRWSTDYIFGTFEDKMNLLMRQCQNLMMDKDACVMDALNRGESAQLRETAKIQREHLAEVSALTAQYRESIEKLKKEYAERDEERLKRQKEVSNSSELRMQATRETFEQEKRRWVQERDNMKLGYEEKLAALRAEYQGDLKRLRELLASTTGDRQRQGGALQELQERHESEMKSIGQDMERERKRREAELEMVKKQMSTELARKEEQIAARDAQARRTEEEATKLRRDNLKLQTDMRTKERQLNTEIKDLLLKQENMIAVLTTIVGNYEKNPTSLTKDIEALRAFVSDKDYAAFRAKAKEGAFRDPASRRASAVMRSPSSVDEQRSREVEDIRNAIESMRKTRSDQQANLQQVQQHVYAQLSRSRGFQSSGEVDERSHDGNAPAQNGNTAA